Proteins encoded within one genomic window of Ctenopharyngodon idella isolate HZGC_01 chromosome 6, HZGC01, whole genome shotgun sequence:
- the xirp2a gene encoding xin actin-binding repeat-containing protein 2 isoform X2 codes for METQSGNGPEVLKEGEYACSSPLALRPVDAKEDLEENRRIEKFDIPLSSLKQMFEKPTAQHVEVSGSHSSSRRVADKYSGVREKMSNQDSNFGNSAGSAGVSQSGETHADGETETLPLKQRLALYQAAATKEERSPSVVMDSSEPCSLPGGLASVKKQFESHELSSSSASQSTVTQYHYQQRQVVSSSEVMVRSSVKESSTSNAQVSLDQNVHQSVASSFGDHYDEKVMVIGGENLPKVSTQALKQQHEKSIEEATPPKHIKIDLDYNQFPWAPVNVSSKTTATGSYETTSVTKTMQEASTSSVASSQYEAVENFSQPVSATHQIQVTSQVPGRCLSPKPTDAPTSAKYAVNKEEYSKQRNLYELKRLYKHIHPEVRKNLERDFFNEVTDTEQTYVDSDEEVSRDIQQARYVFENSRSTSPGKCISPEREYLEWDEILKGEVQSMRWMFENKPLDSIKDGTPDEDEGKNIAQQEIIAGKDVKYTTWMFETQPIDALGTEKTDSEEHSGKIELARGDVQTATWLFETQPLDTLNRIYQEDEQETQVMYTKDISGGDVKTARYLFETQHLDTLGHTETIDESHFLQLKSELEEIKGEVKKTTKMFETQPMCVIRGDSGEMLEITKVRREETEKGDVRTSRWLFETQPLDLISKDPSQVKLICGVSMEENYQGGVNRGRWLFETKTLDQIKDEEWESTKTQKQEILGADVRRHCMIFETQPMDKLKDNTNARPLEPEDIMGGDVASARHLFETVPMENLKELPEVGKLQKVIASEEEKGDVRHQRWLFESKPLEQIREEKKEITRTINLEELEKGDVTNYKEIFETMDLSKCTDAQKIQVEGVTSGSVKSNKVLFESTPLYAVQDSSGHYHEVKTVRREEVVKGDVRSCKWMFETRPIDQFDESITKFQIIKGISKEEIQSGDVKTAKWLFETQPLDGIKYFNLEEEDNRKNESIEIQRGDVKTCRWLFETQPMDVLYEKVETKTEDLTDIQKGDVKTCTWLFETQTLDSIKDESETILKTCTVKQDDVQGKDVRLVRFLFETENLENITDDEDHSGFKRITEIDIHSGDVSRMKYIFENQSSDIMTSTSEETMQKLKCRQAEDIQKGNVVNCTWIFENQPIDSIRANSEEFKESRTVTDIQGGNVDKGRFIFETYSLDKIQEEASDTEISKLQSIIHKEIEKGDVKNYTMMFETQPLYAIRDKEGHYHEVTTVTKEEILRGDVVGARWLFETKPLDSIKDTDEVYVIKAVTEEDIQKGDVSTARWRFETQPLDEIAEDMKVAVKTVADIQGGDVKTNKQRFEMDDLSKKYVRTVSVSEIQRGNVRSSTWMFETHTIDKIRGEGSEYDEMEKVTREEVVKGDVKQSVWLFEKEPLDRIKEVDETDIVISREEIPKADVKTTTWLFETTPLTEFNESSVERTEIVGKSIKTTLEELYSQKMVESQGILIEADEIGDVRMAKYKLLNKETPEIQREEVIHGDLNNIMMNLLNRRETTERAITIDREERGNINSTVQQLFNQDKSDNVEKEEILRGDIQEAINNLLKQEGSSKRGILIQEDEKGDVRMTIYSLLNKESESNVEKEDIVKGNIRGTLHRLLGNSDAKDLSSKITVGEAERGNVSFYSTCIESGALDYLRQLQVGADEIVQEQIKEKIIGGDVEQTKQILRRSQQTIGRTVAEDDIVPGDVNNTVQVFMMEPVLSLHNMQKEEIVKGDLRAAFDSLTQAVNQRVVIEKEEVVKGDISTTLRSLEEAQNQLKEIEKPEIVPGDIRGALESLEKSTSAKTEVIIEDLVPGDIKGTLKSLEEAKQAVKEVEKEEIVKGDIQTALLSLQEASTEKRVFQHQVSEQGDVKGTIQLLLEPASSPCMQRRPSTEGDIKSSIKSLYEQEQVQIEKEEVIKGDVQGTIKSLMKKKEQSSHKSKMNKKAKAPIKNPVPPQQATRECPTGPKTEEKPENPPPVRNMQQSSTQKTSGIKSSECQTSSKDYHSTTQQMTTAVHSQDSSQGSQKMNVKEQHIKQKQNTPSPVLIKKKNVGGQMSEKKSEIAAVSSTNASVEVSQSNISMKQTEETKTVTQVQTTKTTEHTTITQKQSSKNLKSEKNVKSLNRNLSPKGMIKKVKPHPEIHFPPPPSSPPPPSESELSLPPPPSPVEESDVQSALLPRPPLVMRQDSDLPPPPPPPPIMETDTEFFPPPPPPQDLLPPPPSQQELSSSTQPGKPKGRALFKVPKPEPPKQPQPKTFKWQKKQTAPAPPLPPPPSVAEQSETVASNITAVTETTENITKQTGLVKTIEPPAPHIAKASSAIPVLQPAAEEPPHPKKVFVPPIKLPPPPDTAAPKPRPYASKFKTPLMLAEEKYRKQREEAEGNKGESTPTSPPPTKTFNVSEMKAEAESSTQKAEEPQIIFETQQETSKVLEPKQKPAMLPKETAEKLAPPKSPQAPPKQKPPANFQISKPSIPKVGKKTTTESSNTISDKKQASITAALEIKSHPAPTVHPHSVTEQIESTKAHSVKQESIQATKSIQSQITASAQEEEIKSLETCAAQEVKKVPSQPTKIPKVTPSFKVKTFKVPKVEKPEKQEEGKDIVQSSVQTSVSQVCIGQEGLQKSTSAMEKTEVKVEKKEEMRQTKQDTKMEVQLKKQRQTSVKQPPPVAPRPSVEIHQIQPAISIEVHQGQGQTTVIQSHQAVREEHVQIHEERMVTQSTVQQQSTQQKSKFQIKKQVKPPLRPPSREEAIKQSMQKEEQIKTEITESADSEKSASMTTENSNAQKCEEIQRLLSYIKEFEGSPAKMNPKSLKTMLSIIPDWLVSSEEKADLSRTQYNKQKMIEVITYVQNLALAKLIFLEGNLSVSDSAKSESPQEKKILGGATQKISKITIGSAKIETQKKVVEEKKTECQSESKTAEHKMPPELRMRTPSPTYICIESAKRTDSPLRVTPSPPSSYRSGATPTPPPRWSETPTRLNQSTPSPTMSRSEKLAKLRDTTAKLSQGMTPPPMPLPEYMIKAQTDLEGSRSSSCSEITLETQMMESSLMDITDIHGDTMMTVKDKREFFEEAQKAEVSRTYVRKDPIDIPERLEPDTEDNESEIPRSIDAHERMLEDLPKVDLSKLVNKFESPQPKVYVRKDPIVITERLGSDTEDPEPEKKSALVEDIPSFDIKALKNVFEMGEQAHQYLREERKNLEKQEGAPEGFSESKSATEQFSTVDEFGNTVTGSKTETTFHSESVTTRGDPPTYADVVRGNVAVLDVPPEASAEELLKSFQQTWAESENVFKNLGFTVSEQHRLQTVSHQHQTVVTENTGARVRTVSGMSEEGVSHGVSHSRQAKLP; via the exons ATGCAAGAGGCCTCTACCTCCTCTGTGGCCTCCTCACAATATGAGGCCGTGGAGAACTTCTCACAACCAGTATCCGCTACACATCAGATTCAAGTGACTTCCCAAGTCCCAGGACGTTGTCTTTCCCCTAAGCCAACAGATGCACCTACTTCAGCCAAATATGCAGTCAATAAAGAGGAGTACTCTAAGCAGAGGAACCTCTATGAACTTAAGCGCCTCTACAAGCACATTCATCCAGAAGTGCGTAAAAACCTGGAGCGTGACTTCTTCAATGAAGTGACAGACACAGAGCAAACTTATGTGGACAGTGATGAGGAGGTGAGCAGAGACATTCAGCAAGCAcgttatgtttttgaaaacagcAGAAGTACCAGTCCTGGCAAGTGCATAAGCCCAGAGAGAGAGTATTTGGAGTGGGATGAGATCCTGAAAGGTGAGGTTCAGTCAATGCGCTGGATGTTTGAGAACAAGCCCCTAGATTCCATTAAAGATGGAACACCAGATGAGGATGAGGGCAAGAACATAGCCCAACAAGAAATTATTGCTGGAAAAGATGTGAAGTATACCACATGGATGTTTGAAACACAGCCCATCGATGCTCTAGGTACAGAAAAAACAGACTCAGAAGAGCACAGTGGGAAAATAGAGCTTGCAAGGGGAGATGTCCAGACTGCAACATGGCTATTTGAGACACAACCGCTAGACACACTCAACAGAATTTACCAGGAGGATGAGCAAGAGACACAGGTGATGTATACGAAAGACATTTCTGGGGGTGATGTGAAAACTGCTAGGTACTTGTTTGAAACACAGCACCTGGACACACTTGGACACACTGAGACTATTGATGAAAGTCACTTCCTGCAGCTGAAGTCAGAGCTTGAAGAAATCAAGGGTGAGGTAAAGAAGACAACCAAGATGTTCGAAACACAGCCCATGTGTGTCATCCGCGGTGACTCTGGTGAGATGCTGGAGATTACCAAGGTGCGACGTGAAGAAACTGAAAAAGGTGATGTCAGGACATCACGCTGGCTCTTTGAAACTCAGCCACTGGACCTGATCAGCAAAGATCCAAGCCAGGTAAAACTAATCTGTGGGGTCTCCATGGAGGAAAACTATCAGGGTGGGGTGAACAGGGGAAGATGGCTGTTTGAGACAAAGACACTTGATCAAATCAAAGATGAGGAATGGGAAAGCACAAAGACTCAGAAGCAGGAGATCTTAGGTGCAGATGTGAGGAGACACTGCATGATCTTTGAAACACAGCCGATGGATAAACTTAAAGACAATACCAATGCAAGACCACTGGAGCCAGAAGACATTATGGGTGGTGATGTTGCTTCTGCTAGGCATTTGTTTGAAACAGTGCCAATGGAGAATCTGAAAGAGTTACCAGAAGTTGGAAAGCTACAAAAGGTGATAGCTTCAGAAGAAGAGAAAGGTGATGTGAGACACCAGAGGTGGTTGTTTGAAAGCAAACCTCTTGAGCAGATCagagaggaaaagaaagagaTCACAAGGACAATTAATCTAGAGGAGCTTGAAAAGGGTGATGTCACAAATTACAAGGAGATATTTGAGACAATGGACCTGAGCAAGTGTACAGATGCACAAAAAATACAAGTGGAGGGTGTCACCAGCGGCTCAGTGAAatcaaataaagtgttatttgaGTCAACACCCTTGTATGCTGTACAGGACAGCTCAGGACACTACCATGAGGTCAAAACCGTGCGCAGAGAGGAAGTTGTGAAAGGAGATGTGAGAAGCTGCAAATGGATGTTTGAAACTCGTCCCATTGATCAGTTTGATGAGAGCATCACTAAGTTCCAGATAATCAAAGGAATATCTAAAGAAGAAATCCAATCAGGTGATGTCAAAACTGCCAAATGGCTTTTCGAAACCCAGCCCCTTGATGGAATTAAATACTTCAACTTAGAGGAAGAGGACAACAGGAAAAATGAGAGCATTGAGATCCAAAGAGGTGACGTTAAAACATGCAGATGGTTGTTCGAAACCCAGCCAATGGATGTATTGTATGAGAAAGTAGAGACAAAGACTGAGGACCTCACAGACATCCAGAAAGGAGATGTGAAAACTTGTACATGGCTTTTTGAGACTCAGACTCTTGACAGCATCAAAGATGAGTCTGAGACAATCCTGAAAACTTGCACAGTAAAGCAAGACGATGTACAAGGTAAGGATGTACGTCTAGTGCGTTTCCTATTTGAGACTGAAAACCTGGAAAACATCACAGACGATGAGGATCATAGTGGCTTTAAGCGAATCACTGAGATTGACATTCACTCTGGAGATGTATCACGGATGAAGTACATCTTTGAGAATCAGTCATCTGATATAATGACTTCTACATCAGAGGAGACCATGCAGAAACTCAAATGCCGTCAAGCAGAAGACATTCAGAAAGGAAATGTGGTGAACTGTACCTGGATATTTGAAAACCAACCAATTGATTCCATCAGGGCAAATTCTGAGGAATTCAAGGAGTCACGCACAGTAACGGATATTCAGGGAGGTAATGTTGATAAAGGTCGCTTCATTTTTGAGACATACTCATTAGATAAGATTCAGGAGGAAGCATCTGATACTGAGATCAGCAAACTGCAAAGCATCATACACAAGGAGATTGAGAAAGGGGACGTAAAAAACTACACCATGATGTTTGAGACTCAACCACTGTATGCTATCAGGGACAAAGAAGGACACTATCATGAGGTTACTACAGTCACAAAAGAAGAGATTCTGCGAGGAGATGTGGTTGGGGCAAGATGGTTATTTGAGACAAAGCCCCTTGACTCAATTAAAGACACAGATGAGGTTTATGTCATCAAGGCTGTTACTGAAGAAGACATCCAAAAAGGAGACGTCAGCACAGCCAGGTGGAGGTTTGAAACTCAGCCTCTAGATGAGATTGCAGAGGATATGAAAGTCGCTGTTAAAACGGTAGCAGACATCCAAGGGGGGGAtgtgaaaacaaacaagcagcgttttgaaatggATGACCTATCAAAAAAATATGTGAGAACCGTTAGTGTCAGTGAGATTCAGAGAGGTAATGTGAGAAGCTCCACATGGATGTTTGAAACTCATACCATAGACAAGATCCGTGGTGAAGGTTCGGAGTATGACGAGATGGAGAAGGTGACACGTGAAGAAGTGGTAAAAGGTGATGTTAAGCAGTCTGTGTGGCTCTTTGAAAAGGAACCACTTGATCGTATCAAGGAAGTTGATGAAACAGATATTGTAATTTCTCGTGAGGAAATCCCAAAAGCCGATGTGAAGACAACAACATGGTTATTTGAAACTACACCCCTAACAGAGTTTAATGAGAGCAGTGTGGAGAGAACAGAGATTGTTGGGAAGAGCATCAAGACAACCCTGGAAGAGCTGTATTCTCAGAAAATGGTTGAGTCACAAGGGATTTTAATTGAGGCAGATGAGATTGGAGATGTCAGAATGGCTAAATACAAACTTCTAAACAAGGAGACTCCAGAGATCCAGAGAGAAGAAGTAATACATGGAGACCTGAACAATATTATGATGAACCTGCTTAACAGACGAGAGACAACAGAGAGGGCAATCACCATAGATAGggaagaaagaggaaatatcaACTCAACTGTCCAACAGCTCTTTAATCAGGATAAGAGTGATAATGTCGAGAAAGAGGAAATTCTCAGAGGAGACATCCAAGAGGCAATTAATAACTTGCTCAAGCAGGAAGGATCTTCCAAACGTGGCATTCTCATTCAAGAAGATGAGAAAGGAGATGTAAGAATGACCATCTACTCACTTCTCAATAAAGAAAGTGAGAGCAATGTTGAGAAAGAGGATATTGTTAAAGGAAATATTCGTGGAACACTGCATAGGCTGCTGGGTAATTCTGATGCAAAGGACCTATCCTCTAAGATAACTGTGGGAGAAGCAGAGAGGGGAAATGTCAGTTTTTATTCTACTTGTATTGAGTCTGGGGCACTGGACTACCTCAGACAACTTCAGGTGGGGGCTGATGAAATTGTTCAGGaacaaattaaagaaaaaattattGGAGGTGATGTAGAACAAACAAAGCAGATTTTAAGAAGAAGCCAGCAGACAATAGGACGAACGGTTGCTGAAGATGATATTGTACCAGGTGATGTAAATAACACAGTACAGGTGTTTATGATGGAACCCGTACTATCCCTGCATAACATGCAGAAAGAGGAGATAGTAAAGGGAGACTTGAGAGCAGCTTTTGACTCTCTTACACAAGCTGTAAACCAACGTGTTGTCATAGAAAAAGAAGAGGTAGTCAAAGGAGATATCAGCACAACACTTAGGTCTCTTGAGGAGGCTCAAAACCAACTAAAAGAAATAGAAAAACCTGAAATTGTCCCTGGTGACATTAGGGGTGCATTAGAATCTCTTGAAAAATCAACATCTGCAAAGACTGAAGTAATTATTGAAGATTTGGTCCCAGGGGATATTAAAggtaccttaaaatccctggagGAGGCAAAGCAGGCAGTAAAAGAGGTTGAGAAGGAGGAGATTGTTAAAGGTGACATTCAGACTGCTCTTCTTAGTCTTCAAGAGGCTTCAACGGAAAAGAGGGTTTTTCAGCACCAAGTAAGTGAACAGGGTGATGTGAAAGGTACAATTCAGCTCTTACTGGAGCCAGCCTCATCCCCATGTATGCAGAGGAGGCCAAGCACAGAGGGTGACATAAAATCCTCCATCAAATCCCTTTATGAACAGGAGCAAGTGCAAATTGAGAAAGAAGAGGTGATTAAGGGAGATGTTCAGGGCACTATTAAATCTCTGATGAAGAAGAAAGAGCAATCAAGCCACAAATCAAAAATGAATAAGAAAGCTAAAGCTCCCATTAAGAATCCTGTTCCCCCTCAACAAGCAACTCGTGAATGCCCGACTGGACCTAAAACTGAGGAAAAGCCAGAAAATCCACCTCCAGTGAGAAACATGCAACAGAGCAGCACACAAAAGACATCTGGGATCAAATCCTCAGAATGTCAGACTTCTTCTAAAGATTATCATTCTACTACTCAACAAATGACTACAGCTGTTCATTCACAAGACTCCTCTCAAGGCTCTCAAAAGATGAATGTGAAGGAGcaacatataaaacaaaaacagaacactCCTAGTCCAGTGTTAATAAAGAAGAAGAATGTTGGAGGTCAGATGAGTGAGAAGAAATCTGAAATTGCAGCTGTGTCTTCAACAAATGCATCAGTGGAGGTATCACAAAGTAATATTAGCATGAAGCAAACTGAGGAGACAAAGACAGTCACACAGGTTCAGACGACTAAGACAACCGAGCACACCACCATAACCCAGAAGCAGAGCAGCAAGAATTTAAAATCAGAGAAAAATGTTAAAAGCCTGAACCGCAACCTCAGTCCCAAAGGAATGATAAAAAAAGTGAAGCCGCATCCAGAGATTCACTTTCCACCACCTCCGAGTTCTCCTCCACCCCCCTCTGAGTCAGAGCTCTCTCTGCCTCCTCCTCCCTCACCAGTGGAAGAAAGTGATGTCCAGTCAGCCCTCTTACCACGCCCTCCTCTGGTCATGAGACAGGACAGTGACCTTCCCCCTCCACCACCTCCACCCCCTATCATGGAGACAGACACTGAATTCTTTCCACCACCTCCTCCACCCCAAGACCTTCTCCCTCCTCCTCCATCTCAACAGGAACTCAGCTCATCCACTCAACCTGGAAAGCCAAAAGGCAGAGCTCTATTCAAAGTGCCCAAACCTGAGCCTCCCAAGCAACCACAgcccaaaacatttaaatggcagAAAAAACAAACTGCACCTGCTCCACCACTTCCACCTCCTCCATCAGTGGCAGAGCAGAGTGAAACAGTTGCATCAAACATAACTGCAGTCACTGAAACTACAGAGAACATCACCAAGCAAACGGGACTAGTTAAAACAATTGAGCCTCCAGCTCCACATATTGCTAAAGCTTCATCAGCAATACCTGTGCTACAACCAGCAGCTGAGGAACCACCACACCCTAAAAAGGTTTTCGTTCCGCCAATTAAACTCCCACCTCCACCTGACACTGCTGCTCCAAAACCAAGACCTTATGCAAGTAAATTCAAAACCCCTCTCATGCTTGCAGAAGAGAAATATCGCAAACAAAGAGAGGAGGCTGAAGGGAACAAGGGAGAAAGTACTCCCACCTCACCCCCACCtactaaaacatttaatgtcAGTGAAATGAAGGCTGAAGCAGAGTCAAGCACACAGAAAGCTGAAGAGCCTCAAATAATTTTTGAGACACAGCAAGAAACATCTAAAGTACTAGAGCCTAAGCAGAAGCCAGCCATGTTGCCCAAAGAAACAGCAGAAAAACTTGCCCCCCCAAAAAGTCCACAGGCCCCTCCAAAGCAAAAGCCACCTGCAAATTTTCAGATAAGCAAACCTTCAATTCCCAAAGTTGGTAAGAAAACAACCACAGAATCATCCAACACCATATCAGATaaaaagcaggcatctatcactGCTGCCTTAGAAATTAAAAGCCATCCAGCCCCTACAGTCCACCCACACTCTGTTACAGAGCAAATTGAGAGTACAAAGGCTCACTCTGTAAAACAAGAGAGCATCCAGGCCACGAAAAGTATTCAAAGTCAGATCACTGCTTCTGCTCAAGAAGAAGAGATCAAGAGCCTAGAGACTTGTGCGGCTCAAGAAGTCAAAAAGGTTCCCTCTCAGCCCACAAAGATCCCAAAAGTGACCCCTAGCTTTAAGGTGAAAACATTTAAGGTGCCTAAGGTAGAGAAGCCAGAGAAACAGGAAGAGGGAAAGGACATAGTTCAATCAAGTGTGCAAACAAGTGTGTCTCAAGTGTGCATAGGTCAGGAGGGCCTCCAAAAATCCACCAGTGCCATGGAAAAAACTGAAGTGAAAGTTGAGAAAAAGGAGGAAATGAGACAAACCAAGCAAGACACCAAAATGGAGGTCCAGTTAAAGAAACAAAGACAAACATCAGTTAAGCAGCCACCACCTGTGGCACCAAGACCATCAGTTGAGATTCATCAAATACAACCAGCAATATCTATAGAGGTACATCAAGGTCAAGGGCAGACAACTGTCATTCAGTCCCATCAAGCAGTGAGAGAGGAACATGTACAGATTCATGAAGAGAGGATGGTCACTCAGAGCACAGTTCAACAACAGAGCACTcaacaaaaaagtaaattcCAGATCAAAAAGCAGGTAAAGCCTCCACTGCGGCCTCCAAGCAGAGAAGAGGCCATAAAACAGTCAATGCAGAAAGAGGAGCAAATCAAAACAGAGATTACAGAATCAGCAGATTCTGAAAAAAGTGCATCAATGACAACTGAAAATTCTAATGCACAAAAATGTGAAGAGATTCAAAGATTATTGAGTTACATCAAGGAGTTTGAAGGATCCCCTGCAAAAATGAATCCAAAGTCATTAAAGACCATGCTGAGTATCATTCCTGATTGGCTAGTCAGTTCTGAAGAGAAGGCTGATTTAAGCCGTACTCAGTACAACAAGCAGAAAATGATAGAGGTCATAACCTACGTACAGAACCTTGCCCTGgctaaactgatttttttagaGGGAAATTTGTCTGTTTCAGACTCGGCAAAAAGTGAGTCACCACAGGAGAAGAAAATATTAGGTGGAGCCACACAAAAAATATCTAAGATTACAATTGGCTCAGCGAAAATAGAGACTCAGAAGAAAGTAGTGGAGGAAAAGAAGACAGAGTGCCAGAGTGAATCAAAGACAGCAGAGCACAAAATGCCACCTGAGCTAAGAATGCGGACACCGTCACCAACGTATATCTGCATTGAGTCTGCCAAGAGGACAGACTCTCCCTTGAGAGTGACTCCATCACCACCTTCCTCTTACAGGTCGGGCGCCACACCAACACCTCCACCTCGCTGGTCTGAAACACCAACACGCCTGAACCAATCCACACCCTCCCCCACAATGAGTCGCTCTGAGAAGTTAGCTAAACTAAGAGATACCACAGCCAAACTCTCACAAGGCATGACTCCACCACCCATGCCTTTGCCAGAGTACATGATAAAGGCCCAAACAGATCTGGAAGGGTCTCGCTCATCCAGCTGTTCAGAGATTACCCTTGAGACTCAAATGATGGAATCATCTCTGATGGATATCACAGATATCCACGGAGACACAATGATGACCGTGAAAGACAAGCGTGAATTCTTTGAAGAGGCTCAGAAAGCAGAGGTCTCTCGTACATACGTACGCAAGGATCCTATTGACATCCCAGAGCGTCTTGAACCAGATACAGAAGATAATGAGTCAGAGATCCCGAGATCCATAGATGCACATGAAAGAATGTTAGAGGACTTGCCCAAGGTTGACCTGTCCAAGCTTGTTAACAAATTTGAGTCTCCCCAGCCTAAAGTTTATGTTCGAAAAGACCCCATTGTGATTACTGAGAGACTTGGAAGTGACACAGAAGATCCTGAACCTGAGAAGAAGTCAGCCTTAGTGGAGGACATACCAAGCTTTGATATTAAGGCCCTCAAGAATGTCTTTGAAATGGGCGAGCAAGCCCACCAATACCTAAGGGAAGAGAGAAAGAACCTTGAGAAACAAGAAGGAGCACCTGAAGGATTTTCTGAATCTAAATCTGCAACTGAGCAGTTCTCCACTGTAGATGAGTTTGGAAACACTGTAACAGGCTCAAAGACTGAAACAACCTTCCACTCTGAGAGTGTGACAACCCGAGGTGATCCACCAACTTATGCAGATGTAGTAAGAGGGAATGTTGCTGTCCTGGATGTTCCACCAGAGGCCTCTGCAGAAGAGTTACTAAAGAGCTTCCAGCAGACATGGGCAGAGAGTGAAAACGTCTTCAAAAACCTGGGCTTCACTGTGTCTGAACAACACAGATTACAGACTGTTTCACACCAGCACCAGACTGTTGTCACCG AAAATACGGGTGCCAGAGTCCGAACTGTGTCAGGTATGTCGGAAGAGGGTGTATCCCATGGAGTCTCTCATAGCAGACAAGCAAAACTTCCATAA